A genomic region of Bactrocera dorsalis isolate Fly_Bdor chromosome 3, ASM2337382v1, whole genome shotgun sequence contains the following coding sequences:
- the LOC105228437 gene encoding guanylate kinase-associated protein mars: MDRYRSLYKENSSMMSPAQHNRTNRELQNANRAKKRREIFESGRNFNVSPTPKKSLEKENQLVRKEYVNENNEICFENKENVDVVEELLTAPKSNETKSTDQTEINKSRIALVATSKKNSEKSTRQEAFLLKFIQWKEAHKLKEQKRLEPKKRPFVPSGGVGGNTFSDGIKPVTAVTSKVKSKEIATFVPKDHKSFKPPMGLKNPASKMTSAAKRIIENDRKSFYTAVPTPPKNKQDNAIKADVKKPSAVSRTPAISTLTKNSTTTPATSALKSIKIATITKSSSTKAAKTPQITTKAVTKPTAIIAPNKKGLTYPSNVATQASATQKSTSNVCQKAPMNEQIKSTSGFKANNADKVTKTFENRLNNAMKFAHPQPVKAPGTLFRKPLAQPIKVGANAKLPNAGTVGNTGVIGKSHPLQSKRITAQVNEHRNAKLATNFKAKSTQVSKFNRPTAPSKITIKGKTLLGGKRICTADAAFAIAETPTDLLNINPFEPFVTSTRVKSLSPHSANAPNISPVNSEMVVNSNKEETESNQNIRMHSSTSAKRALLPNVVKILPQNQIQRQKSKFNFVRYSVGLSELESDSDAGDVENEVKGSIPTNQTELTMVDPQPNDSNNKGNTTLMPKTPPPTDAERPVNYISSFVSVSRGKVSARKEREKRDSIYLPNADDTLLSTTLTKTEEANKPETPCKSLVATPVSVEARRILEAVRYFRLQLQNEIERLHTLCDEWDKYKSQNLPLLQKTGGEDMINVTIGQTKLLTSKKFQQFKGLIDRCESGAKGTAAADDGSEDTKLITDVDLEGFWSMLNLQVDNVEKRFENLKRWKANNWSDPDDVEEIKQDKIKPKPKLNKVKKPKAPAKTAKASSGLQAMLRKMHAEMRKNKETTADPGANIDGAMILTPTRQRQRRSQSGTPKIGSSFENNNSTPRRVSVVVRDRKSLSAAATVISLPADSKVIAAAAAHRRLSRIAAESPKSIKACGNELRRSINSMERALAGNTDLLRSALAGNAYKSRRRSGTPNFIELPLDSNALSKESNVLAKVPTPTKTSPPAVNVGRKSILKTPGTAKGKPKSVIFSEKLRVKKFKFTLEDDEPSEDEEQRMQTSTEEPLDDQRTYSLRTRKVVLRPSSEFEIPKA, translated from the exons atggatCGCTACCGTagtttatataaagaaaattcgTCCATGATGAGTCCGGCGCAACACAATCGGACAAATCGAGaattgcaaaatgcaaatcGCGCCAAAAAAAGGAGAGAAATCTTTGAAAGCGGACGTAATTTCAATGTTAGCCCTACGCCAAAAAAATCATTAGAAAAGGAAAACCAATTAGTACGTAAGGAATAtgtgaatgaaaataatgaaatatgctTTGAAAATAAAGAGAATGTCGACGTTGTTGAAGAGCTATTAACTGCCCCGAAAAGCAATGAGACGAAAAGTACTGATCAGACTGAGATCAATAAGTCCCGAATAGCATTGGTAGCAactagcaaaaaaaattctgaaaagtCTACCCGACAAGAagcatttttgttgaaatttataCAATGGAAAGAGGCACACAAACTAAAAGAGCAGAAAAGACTGGAACCGAAAAAACGACCATTTGTGCCCAGCGGTGGAGTTGGCGGCAATACTTTTAGTGATGGAATTAAGCCGGTTACAGCAGTTACAAGTAAAGTGAAAAGCAAAGAAATTGCCACATTTGTaccaaaggatcataaatcttttaAACCTCCTATGGGATTAAAAAATCCTGCATCAAAAATG aCATCAGCAGCTAAAAGGATAATTGAAAATGATCGAAAGTCTTTCTACACAGCTGTGCCAACACCgccaaaaaataaacaagataATGCCATAAAAGCCGATGTCAAAAAGCCGTCGGCAGTTAGTAGAACTCCGGCAATTTCCACTTTGACGAAAAATTCAACTACAACTCCAGCTACGTCGGCgctaaaatcaataaaaattgctaCAATCACCAAGTCTAGTAGCACGAAAGCTGCGAAAACTCctcaaattacaacaaaagcggTAACTAAGCCTACAGCAATAATCGCCCCTAACAAGAAAGGTCTTACATACCCTAGCAATGTAGCAACTCAAGCATCTGCCACACAAAAATCTACATCGAATGTATGTCAAAAGGCACCTATGAACGAACAAATAAAATCGACTTCTGGGTTCAAAGCCAACAATGCTGACAAGGTTACGAAGACTTTTGAAAATCGTTTAAATAATGCAATGAAATTTGCGCATCCACAACCAGTAAAAGCGCCTGGCACATTATTTAGGAAGCCACTGGCACAACCTATAAAGGTTGGAGCGAATGCTAAATTACCTAATGCCGGTACAGTTGGAAATACTGGAGTTATAGGAAAATCACACCCACTGCAAAGCAAACGAATTACTGCTCAAGTAAACGAACATCGCAATGCGAAACTTGCAACAaattttaaggcaaaaagtacgCAGGTCTCAAAATTTAACCGTCCAACAGCCCCTAGCAAAATTACCATTAAAGGTAAAACATTACTGGGTGGTAAGCGTATTTGTACCGCGGATGCTGCATTCGCTATTGCGGAAACACCAACAGATTTGCTAAATATCAATCCATTTGAACCATTTGTTACATCAACACGTGTAAAATCGCTTTCACCACACAGTGCCAATGCACCTAATATAAGTCCTGTTAATTCCGAAATGGTTGTTAATAGTAATAAAGAAGAAACAGAATCCAATCAAAATATCCGTATGCACAGTTCAACTTCAGCTAAGCGCGCGCTGCTACCAAATGTTGTTAAAATATTGCctcaaaatcaaattcaaagACAGaagagtaaatttaattttgtacgtTATTCGGTTGGGTTGTCAGAATTAGAAAGTGATTCAGATGCAGGTGATGTAGAAAACGAAGTGAAGGGGAGCATACCAACTAATCAGACGGAACTAACAATGGTTGACCCTCAACCAAACGACTCAAATAATAAAG GCAATACGACATTGATGCCGAAAACTCCTCCTCCAACTGATGCAGAACGTCCTGTAAACTATATCAGCTCTTTTGTTTCGGTGTCGCGTGGTAAAGTTAGCGCGCGTAAGGAACGCGAAAAGCGGGATAGTATTTACCTTCCAAATGCGGATGACACCTTACTATCCACGACATTGACCAAGACCGAAGAAGCAAATAAACCAGAAACGCCGTGCAAATCATTAGTTGCTACACCGGTTAGTGTTGAAGCCCGCCGAATACTCGAGGCGGTGCGTTATTTCCGGCTACAGCTGCAAAACGAAATCGAACGCTTACATACATTATGCGACGAATGGGATAAATACAAAAGCCAAAACTTACCGCTTTTGCAAAAGACTGGTGGAGAGGACATGATCAATGTTACCATTGGACAAACAAAACTGCTAACCAGTAAAAAGTTCCAACAGTTCAAAGGCCTAATTGATCGTTGTGAAAGTGGTGCAAAAGGTACGGCCGCTGCTGATGATGGTAGCGAAGATACTAAGCTTATTACTGATGTGGACTTGGAAGGTTTTTGGTCTATGCTAAATTTACAG GTTGATAACGTGGAGAAAcgtttcgaaaatttgaaacGTTGGAAAGCAAATAATTGGTCCGATCCCGACGATGTGGAGGAAATCAAACAAGACAAAATAAAACCCAAGCCGAAATTGAATAAAGTAAAGAAACCAAAAGCGCCAGCAAAAACAGCTAAAGCCAGTAGTGGTTTACAGGCAATGTTACGCAAAATGCACGCAGAGATGcgtaaaaacaaagaaactacAGCTGATCCAGGTGCAAACATAGATGGTGCAATGATATTAACACCGACGCGTCAACGACAACGTCGTTCCCAAAGTGGCACACCGAAAATTGGTTCAAGTTTTGAGAACAACAATAGCACACCGCGTCGTGTTTCGGTGGTTGTACGTGATCGCAAATCGCTATCAGCGGCAGCCACAGTTATTAGTTTGCCTGCCGATAGTAAAGTAATTGCTGCTGCAGCTGCGCATAGACGTCTTTCACGCATCGCAGCAGAATCACCTAAATCTATTAAGGCATGCGGCAATGAGTTGCGTCGCAGCATTAATAGTATGGAAAGAGCATTAGCTGGCAATACTGATTTGCTGCGTAGCGCTCTAGCCGGAAATGCATATAAATCACGCCGTCGGAGTGGTACACCAAACTTCATTGAATTACCCCTCGATTCGAACGCTCTCAGCAAAGAATCAAATGTGTTAGCCAAAGTTCCTACACCTACCAAGACATCACCACCAGCGGTGAATGTTGGTCGGAAGTCTATATTAAAGACACCCGGCACGGCTAAGGGCAAACCGAAGAGTGTGATTTTTAGCGAAAAATTGCGTGTTAAAAAATTCAAGTTTACTTTAGAAGATGATGAGCCTAGTGAAGATGAAGAGCAACGTATGCAAACCAGCACAGAAg AGCCACTAGATGACCAACGCACTTATTCCTTACGTACGCGTAAAGTTGTCCTGCGACCATCCAGTGAATTTGAAATCCCCAAAGCTTAA
- the LOC115065713 gene encoding uncharacterized protein LOC115065713 — protein MLQKYFCFRLETAAMIIGWFETIGSILSVLIFGFCLGYVDDIVKQIINQAQDSDQLNPDEVHKVLVIGFVFFIILSAINLFASICLLLGTIKERHLLILPWLFNSLFSLLFCFIYYFILIDYIISVQIPFSSGFGSILSISLSLALKLYTWLAMYSLFKNIRNNREQREQLLRPTGGLYPSYTNM, from the exons atgttgcaaaagtatttttgttttcgtcTGGAGACGGctgctatgatcattggttggTTTGAAACAATTGGTTCAATTTTATCAGTTTTAATATTTGGCTTCTGCTTGGGTTATGTGGATGATATTGTCAAGCAAATTATAAATCAAGCACAAGACAGTGACCAGCTAAATCCTGATGAAGTACATAAAG TTCTCGTTATTGGATTTGTCTTCTTTATCATATTGAGTGCAATAAATCTATTTGCTTCCATTTGCTTGTTATTGGGCACCATCAAG gaaCGACATCTCTTAATACTGCCTTGGTTGTTTAATTCTCTTTTCTCCCTTTTATTCTGCTTTATTTACTACTTTATTCTAATTGACTACATTATATCTGTGCAAATTCCATTTTCATCTGGTTTTGGCTCGATTCTATCAATTTCCCTCAGTTTGG CTCTAAAACTTTACACTTGGTTGGCGATGTAttcacttttcaaaaatattcgcaATAACCGCGAACAACGAGAACAACTGCTTCGTCCAACTGGCGGCTTATATCCATCGTATAccaatatgtaa